The DNA window ATTATCTTGTATTCAGATATATTAGAGGGGAGAATCCCATGAACAATCtttacaatcgaaatcatccATTTTTTAAATCAAATCCATCATCAACCCAACCGAGGAgaactaaattaattaatggTCAACTTGGCCAGCGCAAATGATGTGTGTAGTTTGTTTCCACTCCCCATTTATTATATATCCACAATGTTAGTTCACAATTACCAACCAGACTTTGTCAACCACTTTCTTATGAGTCATTGATCCGATGTTATTTCCCATTTCGCAACTTGCAATTTAgacagagagagagagagatggGGAGCATGGCAAGTCTCAAGGACAATCCCTTCTTGTTAATCCTCATTCTATGTTCTTTTATATTATATGCGCATTCACAATCATCAAATTCTTGCGATTCTCCACTCAACCTCGTAAACCCACTCCCTTTCGACACTTCTTCCCTCCAATGTCTTCTCGTGTGGCCAGCTCAAAGCTTCGTCCTCAGGGTAAGTCACACTTCCAAAGTTCTTTTTTTTTGGTGTTGGCAGATGGAAAAGTTCAAGAATCATAGCCATCTAATTGTCTCGTGTGTTCGTTTCAGTATGGGCAAGCATCACCAAACGTATGGAGCTTTGTGCTGTCGGCGCCCAATCCAAACTCATACGTCGCGATGGGATTCTCACCCGACGGGCAAATGGTGGGCTCGAGTGCCGTAGTTGGTTGGGTTGAAGCCGATGGTACACTCAACATTAAAAGGTACTATCTAGGAGGGCAATCATCAGATGCTGTCACACTGGACTCATCCGACAGTAGactaaaaatctcaaactcatcAATCCAACTGGTACAAAACCAAATTTACATGGCTTTTCAAGTGACCTCCGACAAGCCCACCACGAATCTGCTATACTCGTTTGGGCCGCGGGGACGGTTGCCCGCCTCATCCAGTTACACACTCGTCGAGCATCAAGAGAGGATCTCCCTTGCCTTGGACTACACTACAGGTAAGTACTGCAAACA is part of the Primulina eburnea isolate SZY01 chromosome 1, ASM2296580v1, whole genome shotgun sequence genome and encodes:
- the LOC140835777 gene encoding cytochrome b561 and DOMON domain-containing protein At3g07570-like produces the protein MGSMASLKDNPFLLILILCSFILYAHSQSSNSCDSPLNLVNPLPFDTSSLQCLLVWPAQSFVLRYGQASPNVWSFVLSAPNPNSYVAMGFSPDGQMVGSSAVVGWVEADGTLNIKRYYLGGQSSDAVTLDSSDSRLKISNSSIQLVQNQIYMAFQVTSDKPTTNLLYSFGPRGRLPASSSYTLVEHQERISLALDYTTGQFVSTQKTAEASLRRSHGILNMLGWGILLPIGVMVARYMRQWDPIWFYSHVAIQSCGFVLGVIGVICGFVLQNRLKTPVKRHKGIGVFILVLGCLQVIAFLARPDKTSKVRKYWNWYHFIVGRVLIFAAAVNVFYGIHLGKAGAGWNAGFASVLVLFFIITLILELRACMRK